Below is a genomic region from Patagioenas fasciata isolate bPatFas1 chromosome 14, bPatFas1.hap1, whole genome shotgun sequence.
CCTGGCTCAGGCTACAGTGCAGTCTGGCTGCACCTTCACCTGGCGCATCTACACGTTCGTCACCAGATGGTGGCACCTTTCTCTCTCCAAGGGGTTTCATCTTTCTTGAAGACCACAAAACACCTTCGGATGAAGGTGGGGATCCATACAGACGGAATTTCTGCTGCGAGGGTGCGGGAAGCCACACACACCAGACCCTCCTGCCCGGCCCTGCAGCCCCCCGGGCTGGGCCCAGCACCGGCACCTCCTCGTCCCCGAGGTCCCCGGGTCGGGGGGTGCGTGGGGTGCCAGGGCCCCCGAGAAAGGCAGGACCCGACCcggccctgccccagcacagcccccgcCGATCGGGGCCTCATCACCACCCCGCTCCCCAcggggcagcggggccgccgGTCCCAGACCAGCGCGGGGGGACGGGACCGCGACCGAGCTCGGCATCGGCGCCGCTGCGACGGGGCAACGCGCCCAGACGGGTCTGggcggctccgctccccgcccGACGGCCCCGGGGGCTCCCCCAGAGAaccccatgggtgctccccagcAGATCCCcgggtccccccaccccggaaAGGGCCGCACGGAGATAAACAGCGTCCCGAACCGGGGCTCCCCCTTCCCCCGGCAACATGGTGGCCGCCGGGCCGCCCCCTGACGGCACCCACCTCCGTCTCCATCGCCGCGGCTGCCGCGCCTGCTGCTCCTCGCCGCCCGGGCCGTGCTCTGGAAGGTTCCAGCGCCGCCGCTCCGCCCATCGCGCCGCGGCCGCTCCGCCCCGGGCGGGGCACAGGGACCCGGCAGCGCCCGCCCATCCCGCGTTCGTTCCCCGCGGGGAAGCGGCGAAACGCGTGGGGCGGCAGAGGGGGAACGTGGGGCGCAGAGGCACCCACAGGAGGCCGGGGGACCCAGTTCAGCCCCAGCTGGGGCTGCTCGGGGGGCTCCGGCCCGGCTGGTAGGGACTGCGCTCTGCGCGGGGGTGGCAGCAGCGGGGGGAGCCAGAGGAAGCGCCCATGTCCCCCGTGACATTTACAAACCAGCTCTCGCTCAGCGAGGCAGGAAAGCAAatccctgctcccagcagaaAAGAGGGCCAGGAGTCGCAGAGTGGGAGAGACACATTTATTATGTTTCTGGGAGCAGCACCTTCACATTTCGCTGGGGATAAGGTcacctccctgcagccagagcagAGACAGGGCGGGAGGTTTATTCAAAGCGACGGGAACAAGAAGCTGCAGCCAACACCCCGGGGTCTGCTGACAGCTCAGGGCTCCACGTGTCACCGCAGTGACAGCAGACCCGCGTTTGCCAGAGCCACTTGCAAAACATCTTCTCAGCCACGCACTCAAGGGCCAGGGCCCGGCTCAGGAGTCGGTGCAGCCTCTGCACTCCCGGCGGGAAAAGGAGGGCATGAGACACAAATAAATACAGCTTTTGAAGGTCCCTCTGAACCCCACTGCCACCTGGCCTGGAGAAGGCATTTACAGGAGGAAATCTGTCGGCCAGCATCAAACAACCAAGACGTGGCCGGGAAGTGTCAAGGCTGGTTCGTTCGCGTCCTGATCTCCTCAACCAGGCTCTCTCTGGGAACATTGACCTACACAGAAGGAGCACAAAGTTGCTTCAATACAACCCAAGCAGCTTGACATACCTGGTCCCTCCGGTCCCAGAGCGATGGCCTGTGCCGCATCTGTGGCCCtgtgtcacagaatgtcaggcattggaaggcacctcagaagatcatccagtgcaatccccccatggagcaggaacacccagctgaggttccacaggaaggtgtccaggcgggtttgaatgtctgcagagaaggagactccacaacctccctgggcagcctgggccaggctctgccaccctcaccaggaacaagtttcttctcaagtttaagcggaaccccctgtgttccagtttgtaccattgccccttgtcctgtcactggttgtcactgagaagagcctggctccatcctcctgacactcctcctttccatattgatcgCCATTAatagtcccccctcagtctcctcttctccagctccagagccccagctccctcagcctttcctcacacgggagatgctccactcccttcagcatcttggtggctgcgctggactctctccagcagttccctgtccttctggaactgaggggccacaactggacacaatattccaggtgtggtctcaccagggcagagcagagggggaagagaACCCCTCTGGCCCTGCTAACCACACCATTTCTAATACACCCGGGCAGATCACAGCGTGGTGTTGTCACCGGTCCCTCTGCGGGGATCAAACGGGCtgcagcacacacagagctgaaCCTGAGAGAGCCAGCACTGGCCTGCAGCCCTGCCGAGTCCCCTCCTGCCCAACGATCCAGAGAGCGATgctcttcccactcttccctaCTGGTTCCACAGCCAAGGCCAGTGCACAGATCAGCACTGGTCCCACTCGTGCCACCTCCGGGACCTTGAGCAGTGGTCCCATGCCCTGGACAGAAAGCGTGAGCAGCCCTACAGCCCAGTGAATCGCCCCTCTGTGTTCCAGGCTCCTGAACTGAGGAAGAGCTGGGAGTTCAAGGAGGCCACATGATGGGAAACCGTCCAGAACCAGAGACAACAGCGCTCCACGGCTCCAGGAAACTGCATGGGGCAAGGAACTGGAGCATGAGGTGTTGCAGAAGCCTCTGGGGAGATCACTGCTTGAGAAGATCTAATGAGGGAGCCAATGGATAAAATCCTGAGAACCTGTTAGAGTGGGGTTGGTGGCAAAGTGACGCCAGGGCACGTGCTCCACAGCAAGTCAGGAGGGGCTGAGGAAACCTCACCCAGTCTCCAAAAGTGAACCCACAAGCCACCATCAGCTCCCAGGCCTCATCTCCAGCCTGCCAGCCCTGGCTCCTGCCTGGTAAGAGACTTCCCGCgccacacctgcagcagcagctttgttaAGCCATGGAGACTTTTCACTTTTCAGCCTCTGACCTCCCCTTTTTCCACTACACTCCAAGGGTGGGCTGGCAAGGCCACCTTGCTGTGCACAGCTCAAGGGCACCACGGCAGAGCCGGTACAGGTGGGTCTGGAGGGGCAAAGGGTTAAGCAGCCACCACCCCCTCAAGCCAAACCACCATGGGCCTCACCTCCTCCCTGGTTGCCACGACCCGCAGCTTCACAACTCCATCCTTGAGCTCCTGCTCGCCCACAATGGCGACGAGAGGGATGCCCGTGTCCTCGCAATACTGCAGCTGGTTCAGCAGCTTCGGGTTCTTCTTGTACAGCACTTCTGCCTGGAAGAGAACCAGAGTACACCGCCATGATCAGTGCTGGCCTGGTTCTCCACACCCCCTCaaccaggcactgctgggctaATTGCTGCTAATTGCTGTCTGGTGAGTGTGGGGGTCTGTGAGCTAAGGGAGAACGTTTGGCATTACAGCTAATGAGTAATTCAACACAGCTCAAAGACACTGCTTGTCCTGGGAAAGCAGGAGGTCATTACAGAATTccagcctggttgggttgaagagacctgtGGAgaacatccagtccaacccctgctcacgcagggtcacagagcagatcacacaggtgggtccaggcgggtttgaatgtctcagagaaggagactccacaacctctctggacagcctgggccaggctctggcacctcccagcaaagaagtttctcctcatgttcagatggaacctcccgtctttcagtctgtgcccactgtccctcaccctggcgttgggcaccactgaacagagtctggtccatcctctgacacccaccctggagatatttatcacattgatcagatccctctcagcttctcttctccagctgaacagccccagcttcctcagtctctccagacccctcagcatctttgtgtccccccactggactccctccagtaattccttgtccttcttaaactggggaccccagaactggacacagaactgcagatgcggcctcaccagggcagagccgagggggaggaacaacctccctcaacctgctgctcacactcttcctcattcaacccaggtaccattggcctcttggccacaagggcacattgttggctcatggtcaacctgttgtcaaccagaactcccaagttctTCTCCACAGTGCTTCTTTCCAGCAGGTCATTAGCTCCAGTCCACGTCAGAGCAGGGCTGACACCTGCGCTGTCCCCACAGGGTGAGCAGCCAGGCAGAGCGCTTGGGCGTTCTCCTCCGCTCAGCCACCGAGGGAGTCTGCCTGGCACAGGGCCCTGCCACACAGCGGCCTTCGGCCTCAGGACACAGCCCAGCCCTCCCTGGCCCCGCTCTCCCCTCCTTGCAGGACTCtgcattttttgctttttgttggaCGCAGCAGAGTATCCCAGCTGCCATACTGAGGGGCTGCTGCTTTGGGAATCTGTCCTGAGAAAACAGAGCAGCCCCTGCAGCACTACAGGGCTGACCAAGTCatgctgaacggggctctgagcaacctgagctggtgaagatgtccctgctcatggcaggggtggcactggaggagcttttaaggtcccttccaaacaaaACTATTTCATGATTCTATGTTCCTCAAGCCTTCCTGGAGAAGCCCCGATTCGCGACACTGAGGAGGCTCTGTTCAGGAAGGCAGCCTGCTGCCCACCTTCTCCCTGTGACTCCTTCTTCCCAAAGCAAAGCCTGATCTGTTCATTCCTGGTACAGAGAGTTGACCAGGCAGCTCCTGACTTTGCCAACAGCTGGTCATACCTTGATTCCAGCATCCCACAGCTCAGAGATGAGTTTCAGCCGCTCTTCAAGTAGCTTCTTTTGGGCAGAGGCCACCAGCACCTGTGTCTCTGTTGTCCTGATCTTTTCCTCAGATGCCTAGAGAGGAGACAAGACTCAAAAGATGCCATGGACATACAGAGAAACACAAGACCCTACAAGCAGGACAGGTCACCAGCCTCAGTTTAGTGGTAAAGAGGATCAGGCTCAGTGGGATGAACAGCATCAACTCAGGGAggccccactgaccccatcctGGAGCAGAATCTCACCTTCTGCAGCTGTCCCATGACAAGGGGTTAATGCAGCCTCCCTCCTGCTCTGCGGCTGTGCACAGACTCGAGGATGTGCTGAAAATTAACAACTTCCCTACCAGCTTCTGCCTAGAGGTTGTTCCTCCACACCCAAAGGCCTCCCACAGATCTGCTCCGAGCAGCTcaggagcagcagccccagcagaagCTGGAAAGGGGCAGCTGTCTGCTCAACAGCCGAGCTGGTAACTGTGGGTTGGATTTAGAGCAGCAAGCTGAGATGCTCCAGTGCTGTCAGGAGTCACTTGCTCCCATGGCAGATGCTGGATACTCAAAGTGGCATTTTCCtgcctccccatcgctggagggaGAAGCCTTTAAAAGGTCACCCACAGAGGAACAACCCTGGCCAGGACTGGAGGTGGTGGGGGAAGAATTCAGTTTCCACTTAGAAATCCCAGTTGTGTCTGGCTGCCAAGAGAGAACTCCCCACAACAGGCCTGTGCAGGAGGGAAATGTGCAGCAGTGTTTTGGGAGCCTACAGAGACCTACTCAACACCCACAACTGGGACATCCGACCATATCTAGTCTCCATAGTGCCTCTGGCAGGACAGGAGATGTGCGAGGctgctgtcccctgccagccctccaGCACTGCCACCATCCCAAAGAGGACGCGGGGTCACAGGGACGCCTAACGCGGCAGGGGACACTGAGGCACCTGACCTGGGTTCCTGGTGCTGCTGAGGACTGAAGTGGCCCCACCAGCTACAGCTCAACAAGCCACATCTGAGGGCTGCTGGCAGAGGGCTCTTGTCTCCAGTGGGAGCCCCAGAGATTGTTTCCCAAGCCAGAGAAAAGTGGGGATTATGCCCAGGTTCTgactcctgctgcagggcacagcagagGCCTGTCTGGCTTCTCCAAAGACTCAGTTCAGCATCTGACCTGGGGTGCATGGGCAAGATGTAAATCCTCACTCGTTCTCCACGCTTAGTTGAGCACCAAAGGCACCTACCTCCACTCTCTGCTCCAGGATGGAGAAGATCCGCTCGATGCCAATGCTGACCCCCACACAGGGCACCTTCCGACCCTTGGGATCAAACATCCCCACCAGCCCATCGTAGCGGCCACCTCCGGCCACACTCCCGACGCTGACGGGCTCCTCCATATGGTCGttctcctgctgcagcagcacggccTCATAGATCACCCCCGTGTAGTAGTCCAGACCCCGTGCCAGGCTCAGGTCAAAGGAGATCTGCAGGACATGGGGAAGCCCCTCACCAGGTGCACTCAGGGGCCACGAAGGCAgctccctcctgctcccacacTCCTCACCTTCCCTGCGATGCCAAACAGGGTCAGGTACTCAAACAGCAGCTtcatgtcccccagcccctccTTGGCCAGCTTGTTCTGGGACAACTTTGGGTCCTGGAGGAGCCGCTCGATCAGGTCCAGCCCACCTGCGGGAAGGAGCCGTGTTGGTGCCTCTCAACCCTCTGGTGCTGGCTCTGCCCGGCTCAGGggaacaaggccaagggctggACCCCACTGTGCTCACCGTGCAGCTGGACGTACTCCCCGATGCGATCCGCAGCCTCGGGAGAGAGCCCCTTCTCTCCCACCATCTCGCTCCTCACTTCTTCCCACGGCATCTGCGAGGGGAGAAAAGAACATCAGCcactgctgcagggctggggtctCTCCTGGGGAAGGTCTCTGGGGTCCTGCCCGACACAGATGAACAGACAGATCTGCTCTCAACAGATCTTCATACGGCAAAATCCCATTGGTGTCAGTGTGCGTAAGAGGTGGACGAGAGAAGCCACAGATGAAATGCTCTCAGAGCAGTCACACAGCTCCACTCCTCGTACCTCTGCACAGCCTGTGTCCCAACCCTGCAGTCTGCAAAGCTGCCCAAAAACTCGAAGCTCCAGAACAAATACTTTGGGTTTGATTTGTGGCCAGAAACAAACACCAGTACTGTAACAACACCAAGTCTTGCTGCTGTGGTTTCCCCAGTTCGGTACTTAGCCATAAACTCCAGTAAAGAAAGCGTTGCTGGTTGTGCCTACCCCTGGCAAGGCGTGAGGAGGTGGTCGGGTGATGCAAAACCCCAGATTATGCTGCAGTTTTCCCATTGACCGAGGCCTCAAAGAGAACCAGAGTCCTGATCACATCCAGCTGTACTGAGATAAGTCACAGCATTTCAGTAGGAAAACAAGGAAATTATCCCACTCTAAAAAAAGCTCAATCCTCCCTATAGCTTTTCCATGCATACAGAGCCCCAAATGCTACAGTGTGGTCAGGCCTTTGCAATAGAACTCACTGCTAACAGGATTTTAGGTGAGCCTTCCTCTAGTTGACTTAATTCAACCATCAGACAAGGCCTCCAAAGGAAAACACAGTTCATCCTTGAACAAAGCAACATGAACACAGCAGATCAGATACAGGGGCACCTCGCTTCATAGGGTTTCACAAGAAGGTTGGGGGCAGTCAGCCCACTGTGGCCCCTACATGACTCTGAACACACACAGAAATTTGCCTCCAAATTCTACTCCAGATCTCGAGCcaagaaaactgattttaaaaattgcatttaattttaaCATTCCTCTTCCTTAGCTATTAGTGGAGGGCTGTATTCACATTTACACAGTGATCTCCAGCATCTTCATACCTGACTAGGACCTACAGTCAAGACCATCAACTGCAAATAAATagttcgtagaatcacagaatgtcctgagctggaagagacCCATGAGGATCCTCgactccagctcctgtccctgcacaggacaccccacagttcacaccatgaggacgttgtccagtctcttcttgaacactgtcaggttggggccgtgacacctccttgggagcctgttcagtgtccagcacctctgggtgaagaaccttttcctcatgtccaactgaccctcccctggcacatcttctgccattgcctgggttctgtcactgtcacagagaagagctcagccctgcccctcctgctcccctgctgaggaacctgcagcccatgagctctgccctcagtctgctctgctccagctgaacaaactcagggacttcagctgctcctcatagggcttcacttcaaacccttcaccaatttcatggcctcctctggacactctccaataGCTTTGTGTCCTTTCTAtcttgtgtccccagccctgcacacagtgaatgctccaggtgaggccgccccagcgcagagcagagcaggacaatcccctccctcctcctgaaTCCCTCAGAGACCTCCTGACCAGCCAGTGCTCGAGGGCTCGTCAAGCACAAACCTGCGGGTACCTCCTGCCTGGTGTCGCACCAGAGTGGCTGCACAGAGCAGGCTGGTTTGTACCACAGAGGAAGCCACAGAAACAGCGACATCCACACACAG
It encodes:
- the HARS1 gene encoding histidine--tRNA ligase, cytoplasmic; this translates as MADEAAVRAQAEAVRRLKQDKADPDEIAKEVAKLLEMKAQLGGDEGKHKFVLKTPKGTRDYSPKQMAIRERVFNAIIACFKRHGAEVIDTPVFELKETLTGKYGEDSKLIYDLKDQGGELLSLRYDLTVPFARYLAMNKITNIKRYHIAKVYRRDNPAMTRGRYREFYQCDFDIAGQFDPMIPDAECLKIVHEILSDLQLGDFLVKVNDRRILDGMFAVCGVPDSKFRMICSSVDKLDKMPWEEVRSEMVGEKGLSPEAADRIGEYVQLHGGLDLIERLLQDPKLSQNKLAKEGLGDMKLLFEYLTLFGIAGKISFDLSLARGLDYYTGVIYEAVLLQQENDHMEEPVSVGSVAGGGRYDGLVGMFDPKGRKVPCVGVSIGIERIFSILEQRVEASEEKIRTTETQVLVASAQKKLLEERLKLISELWDAGIKAEVLYKKNPKLLNQLQYCEDTGIPLVAIVGEQELKDGVVKLRVVATREEVNVPRESLVEEIRTRTNQP